In Jannaschia sp. W003, the genomic stretch GCGGCGCCGGCATGGGCTACCTCGCCCACGTGGTCGCCGTGGAGGAGATCGCCCGCGCCTCGGCCTCGGTCTCCCTCAGCTACGGCGCGCACTCCAACCTATGCGTGAACCAGATCGCCCTGAACGGCACCGACGCCCAGCGGGAAAAGTACCTCCCCGGCCTCGTGTCGGGCGAGCATGTGGGCGCCCTGGCCATGTCCGAGGCGGGCGCCGGCTCCGACGTGGTGTCGATGAAGTTGCGGGCCGAGAAGCGCAACGACCGCTACGTGCTCAACGGGACCAAGTACTGGATTACCAACGGCCCCGACGCCGACACGCTGGTGGTCTACGCCAAGACCGACCCCGAGGCCGGCGCCCGCGGCATCACCGCCTTCCTGGTCGAGAAGGCCATGACCGGCTTCTCCGCCTCGCCGCACTTCGACAAGCTGGGGATGCGCGGCTCGAACACCGCCGAGCTGGTGTTCGAGGACGTGGAGGTGCCGTTCGAGAACGTGCTGGGCGAGGAGGGGCGCGGCGTGCGCGTCCTCATGTCCGGCCTCGACTACGAGCGCGTGGTGCTGGCGGGCATCGGCCTCGGCATCATGGCGGCCTGCCTCGACGAGGTGATGCCCTACGTCTCGGAGCGGCGGCAGTTCGGCCAGCCCGTGGGCAGCTTCCAGCTC encodes the following:
- a CDS encoding isovaleryl-CoA dehydrogenase translates to MFTHTMRFDLGEDVEALREMTHRWAQERVKPMAGEIDASNAFPAALWREMGELGLLGITVPERFGGAGMGYLAHVVAVEEIARASASVSLSYGAHSNLCVNQIALNGTDAQREKYLPGLVSGEHVGALAMSEAGAGSDVVSMKLRAEKRNDRYVLNGTKYWITNGPDADTLVVYAKTDPEAGARGITAFLVEKAMTGFSASPHFDKLGMRGSNTAELVFEDVEVPFENVLGEEGRGVRVLMSGLDYERVVLAGIGLGIMAACLDEVMPYVSERRQFGQPVGSFQLMQGKIADMYTAMNSARAYVYEVAKACDAGRVTRQDAAACCLYASEQAMVQAHQAVQAMGGAGFMNDVPVSRLFRDAKLMEIGAGTSEIRRMLVGRELVGAMG